The Onychostoma macrolepis isolate SWU-2019 chromosome 20, ASM1243209v1, whole genome shotgun sequence nucleotide sequence aaggtatagttcacctaaaaatgaaaacttgctgAAAATGCACTCGCCCTCAggtcattcaagatgtagatgagtttgtttctttttcggaagagatttggagaaatttagcattacatcacttgctcaccaatgaatcctctgtagtgaatgggtgccgtcagaatgagagtccaaacagctgataaaaacatcacaataatccacaaataatccacaCCGCTCCAATCCATCAATGTCTTGTTAAGTTAAATGTTGTGTttctaagaaacaaatccataattAAAGTGATGCTTTTGGTCAAagtacgagtccataatccataataacgcttcctccagtgaaaaagtccatgcCATGTTGTCTGAACatatttctttaaaactgttttcacttgtaaacagtgcttgatctttgcatatttctctcctgattcagacgagatgacttttacactggagaaagcaatataatGGATAGAGGACTTATATTTTAGCCGGaaacaacagtttgaagtttaaaacgtcttgatggatttgtttccttgtttaaaaacatgcagcttttcgcttcacaagacgttaactgatggactggagttgtatggattacttgtgatgtttttatcagctgtttggactctcattctgacggcacccattcactgcagaggattcattggtgagcaactgatgcaatgctacatttttccaaatctgttctgatgaagaaacaaactcatgctctacatcttggatggcctgagggtgagtacagttttcagctaatttttatatttgggaggactattcctttaaacacctttttcttcttctcacaGGTCCCATGTGGATTGTCTTGGTGGCTGATGCAGATGGTTTCGTTCCGctcacatttaaacacaaagatgaGCTCACAATTAGGAGTGCAAGAAGGAAATCTCCTATGAGACCCCCGAGTTGCACTGATGTATTTCCCCCTGAAAGTCCGCTGTCTCCCAGTGCAGAAAAATGAAGCCCATATCCTCTCAAGAGGActtaatagaaatatttttttatgatttgtcttGTGTTAGCTGGATATCTGTGGCTAACACAGGGATAATCCAAACTCTTAGTTTGGAATTCAGGGAAAACCTCTTGCTGACATATTCGCCACTGTGACATTTATTGGATGTTGATAAATTTATGTAACGtaacagttttttaaattttcagaAGAAATACTTGAGTGCCTGCTTGATTATTTTTGCTTAAATAGATTCTATTTTGTCCCACACAACAAAACGAAGGTACATGTAATATGAAATTAAAGAAGATTCATAGTGATTGTATTCTTTTATGTTTCATCATCAATTTGAAGCTGTAAGTAACATGACATCACATTATGTTTCCATAGTAACAACCCACATTAAAAGAACCGCTTAATAGCACATTCAcacattcaaattattattatttttttttgactgtGCAAAAATcttcactcagaaattgtttaaatttcagaaataattgctatataacactgaattaaacatgaaatgtttgagttgaaaaactgaaatgtattttcttgtaaaacaattatctttgtttcatttaaacatttaaacttatttttttaagtccACCTTTACACATTTTGCATTGCctgattattatttatattaaattgaaaGATTCCTTTGGGCTTATGTCTAAAAACAAACTGTCCAAAcacatatagatagatacatgAATTCATCCaaataatattcaatattttttattataagttTTCtagattttatatttgaaaGCATCCTCGAAATATGCTGAAGCTACGTGAACCagcacaatttttattaatcCTGTAATCGAGTCATTCACTAATACAACTTAAACAATATATTATCAGTAAATTTTCCCTCAGGAAATCCTGatatataatgatatatagTCCATTCATGTGTATAAATTAGATACtgtaatactgtatatgtgGCTATATGTTCATTTGAAAATACAGAAACAGACTGAATACAGAAACAAACTGAAATgtttacagtaaaacattatATATCTCACACAGTGTAATATACACTAACACAACTCATCCCAGCGCTGGGCTAGAATATCAGGATCGGCTGTTTGAGGAAGTCACGCGCTGCTCAGCTCAGCTCTGAGAGATTTGCAGGTAATACTCTGGCTTCtgaaaaataaaccaaaaatatatactttattgTATATGGTATATACAAAACATATTGgtataaaattaatacaaatagaAATAtcttgtatgtgtgtatatatatatatatatatattttttttttttttaaaggcagcggctatttgcactgcaaaatatttaaaatataaaaaaataaatatctatcgctaagaaaatatgctatttgcactaagtgcaaatagcatattttcttagcaatagatactatttacactaagtgcaaacaGCGATgcattctatttacactaagtgaaaatagcagtatttttaaCAGTCTTTTCTCAGTGTTGACTAgcccaatcacacgttggtgggcggagttactgtaaatagcctctgccaacaaggcaggctatttgcacttagtatAAATAGGcactttaaaaatacaaaaatattgtaatatttctcttattttttttaaatatacattcacacagtaccattcaaaagtttggagtctgtaatttttaattctttttttatgtttctgaaagaaatccttatgctcaccaaggctgcattcatttgatcacaaatacagtaaaaaattgtgaaatgttgTTACAATTTCAATTAACCGTTTCCTATTtgagtatatttaaatatgcactTTATTCttgtgattcaaagctgaattttcagcatcattactctagtcttcaatgtcacatgatccttcagaaatcattctaatatacagatttgctgctcaagaaacatttattctttatcaatgttaaaaacagttgtgcaacttactatttttgtgaaaaccatggtagttttttttttttaaggattgtttgatgaatgaaaagtacaaaagaacagcatttgtttgaaatagaattttttttttttttttgtaacattataaatgtctttactgctgtcacttttgatgaactGAATGCACACTTGCTGAAGGAAAGCAATGGATTTTCTGTAAATCAGGGTCTTCACCTGAGCTCCTCCAGGGCGAGTTTGTTTCGTAATCTGACGTCCTCACTGATCGGGTACACCACGAGGATCATGAGGCCTGTGGTGATACAGGCCACCGGGGCGGCACCGATGAGCAGTTTGAGCGTATAGACCACTGGAGTGGGCTGTCTGCACGCGCCTGTGTCATAACCAGCAAACCTACGGACACCAACCATACGTTTCAACACAAATCAGAAATATTGCAATGTTCACACCACTGTCTATCATGAATCATCATTTCCAGCTGTAAATACTGAAAGAGTGATCTCACTGTAGACAGAGCGTCGACACTCCGAGAGAAATGCCTGCAGCAAACTTAGTGAAGAAAGCATATAGGGAGTAGAAGATCGCCTCATGTCCTTTTGAGTTGCGGTTTGCCAGTCTGAAGTCATCCACTACATCTGGTAACATTGACCTGAGCAACAGGAAACACAACAAGGCGGAGGCATCAATCATCATCTCTATTAAACATGGGCATTGGTACCATAAAGCCAAATCTTCTTTGTAGTCGGCACATAAAAGCTGCAATTTACTCATTTGGGGATTTTCCAATCAACCCGAGTGTATctttaaaaaccaaaaaaacagcATGACCTTGCCATGAAACCTGTTATTTGGAGACTGCTGGGTTATTAAACCTATGTATCCGAGGGGTTAAATcaaagcttaaataaacaagttATAATCCTCTTTCCAATGCATGGCATAAGCTACATTTCTGAAGAAGATGAGAGTGATGCTGCCTTTTTCATTGCCACTGCACAACTGATCTggaatttaaaaaactaaaaaatactaCAGTTTGTTTATGAGTAAAACAGTATTATATTTTGGTTTGCAAGACTCACCATGGTAACAAGAGAGAAGCGGCCACACTAAGCCCAGATGATACGGCCACGACATATGCCACTATCAGATTAGGGATGAACACCAGCATCACTGTGAATGGCATGATCCACTGCACACATGACAATTTAAAAGAGGTCACTGAATGTTACACAATGAACATATGCAATATACCAGTTTTAAGGTGCGATAAGTATGTTTTTAACCTATGCATGAATTATGCATTTTTGATCTGACTCCTGTTATATTAGTGCTCTAGAAAAGGCCATGTAAATTGTATATACGAttttgagatcacatgaccagtTGAATACTGTTCATTTAATTCTGGTTAGGCCCTTATTATCAGATACTTGGAGAATAAAATGATCATGGATATCACCTCTGCTTGCAAATGAGCTGTTTTTACATTGACATCATGTGATGTTGCTTTCATGCCAACAGGTGTCAGTATACAGCTAAAGAACACTGAATACTTGTAATGAAATCTGAAGTCTGGTCAATCATCATAACAGAATGCTACACTgagaaaaccccccaaaaacaTCTACATCTTCACACAGAATTTACttgtaaatgtaacaaataagtacaaataaatggccagtaacactgaattaaaagtgaaattttgaactaaaataaatagaattttcGTGTAAAACATtcgaataatgttttatttaaatcttaaaaaaagttCACAAAGTATATTTCACaaagttttaatttttcaactaattttttgtaattttgtttttaaaaagtacttttgtcatttttatcattttattgttgtcattttatatttctatatattttaaatgtatttttatttcacttttttagtcatttttttgtaattcagTTAATTGCTAAGGCAATTTCTAATTTTCCAgcctttttaaagtttttatctaatatttgcattttattttactttagctTTACTTTGATTACTGGAAAcacttttaatagttttagttaacaataacaacactgtcaTGCATGATAACAAActtttattatagttaaaataCCTCATTATTGTCATTCATAATATGGTAGTATCATTTGTTAATTTATAAAACTAACTGAAGCTAAAGATCAATTGGACACATTGGAGTCCTCCAAATCCCagattaaagagatagttcacctaaaaatgaaaagtctgtcatcatttactcaccctcatgttgttccaaacctgtatgaatttctttcttctgctgaacacaaactatggctactgtcaactgttTGCTTGGTTtattatcttcttttgtgttcagtcaTACAAGgcgagtaaacgatgacagaattttcatttttgggtggactgtccctttaagaaaaaaCACTTGATAAAGTAACAATTACCGTAATGCCGCAGAAAGCTGCTGTTTTCTTCCCAAACTTCTCAAGGAACCACTGCCAGAATGGGATACTCACTGCGGCCGACATCTAGAAAGATATACAGTACAAAACATCTGTCACATGTTCACTTTACCCACGACACAGACACAGCAGAGAATAATAGAGAACTTTGTCTTTCTTTTAATGTCAGTTCATAGGTGTGTTCTTCACTCACCAGAATTGTCAAAACAATGTTCTGAAAGTGTTCTCGCAGCTCCACCGCATATGTGCAGAACAGCACAAAGTTACTTTGTATCAACTGCAAAAGGAAACCGCGGTGAATGGAAACGTAAAGCAGTACTATTGATGTCGTTAATTAATCCAGCCCGAAATGCTgtgattaaaggaatagttcaaccaagAATGAActtgttttacttttatgttCCATCGGAAAAATAGCCTGAGGGTTTGGAATGGTGAGTACATAACTTTTCAGTGAACTATTCCTCAAGAAGAGCTAAAGCTTACATTCTATTAATGTATTCAGAGTTTTAAACTGTATATGCTGCTAATAAACATAATTATTCAGTTACATAGTTTGCTCCACACAACGACCAACTGAACACATTAACTAAAGGGAAAACATGTTACCTGGATGGCCACAGATATGAACAGGAAAGCCGCAGTCAGAGTGAGGTAGGACCCATGCTTCATGACCAAAATAAAGCCCTTATGGAAAGGAATGGCCTTGTCTGTTTTAGGAGCATAGGGATCTAATGCAGACACAAAAAGTGGAGAAAGCACAAATGTTAAACATGAGTGAAGTTTTCTGAAAGTCACAAAGTCAATATTCgcttatatgatttatatttctatataggaAATCTGCGTGTGTTCAAACCTGGTACCCACACCACATTTGAATATGAGTGAATGGATTTTGAGTCagtaaaatgtatacttttattcaacaaggacatACTAAACTGATCATAAATGACAGTAAAACTTCTACATTTATACAaactatttctgttttaaatttgtatttgtcaaaaaatcctgaaaaaaatgcatcacggtttccacaaaagtatcaagcagcacaactgctttcaacattgctaataatacgaaatgtctcttgagcattaaatcagcgtattagaatgatttctgaaggatcatgtgacactgaagactggaaattCACCCaagcatcacaggaataaatgacattttaaaatatatatatttaaaatatagccagttgttttaaatagtaataatattactgtttttacagtctgtttgattaaataaatgcagccttggtgagcattagagacttctttaataaaaacattaaaaagatctTAAAGACACTaaagttttgaacagtagtgtatctTCAGAAAAAATAGGATACATAGCTCACAAGTCATTTGGACAAAAAGAGCAGAATGCTTTTGCATCTCCATttgtattcatgaaaaattaACTTTTGGGGGTGAATTAAGCATACTTTTCCATTCGGATGCAGttgcaaaacacaaattaatgccGCATGATtaccacacacactcaccatcTCTCTCTTTGACTCCCAGGAACATGACCACCGTACAAACCAGAAACAGCCCGCCGATCACTCCGGCAGCTATCATGTACACTTCCTTCTGTAAAGAGAAACAGACCCTTGAGCGGTGATGGAAAACGTCTGTCGACACATTTAAATCTGTCTTTAAtaactcttagtctttggttgTAGTTCTATTCCAGTACATGGTTGTCATGTTACaaatgatcatatttatttgaGTGTATTTGCTGCTTCAGACACCGTACTGTATGGTCTTGTAAAGTTTAGCGAGCCCAAATTAGGCGCAACCCCAGAAAAGAGGAACTTTTCAATCTAATATCCCTAAACAGGAACTGCTCTGCCCCAAACAACCTCAGGATTGTTTGCTATTTTTTTCACCGACCGCGGCAAGCACTTCATTATTGTTCCAGATCAAAAGTGCCGTTCCAGAGGAGTCGGTTGGCACACCCAACCATCCCGCCGCCTTTGGCCCAGCCGCAGAGGAATGCTCAATCACACGGAGCGTGGTGGATTCGGCCCATCCGCCTCTGAGAGACTTAACCAGAGAGACGCTCGGCAGTCCAGCTCCAAATAGCTGTGGCCCTTCATGGTTCTCCATCATGGGTTTCCACTATGGAACCCTCAGCCAACCCAATTCACAAGCCAAGCTTGTCGGCTCGCTCACATGTCGGATTTGACTGACATTGAGCTCAGGGGCTCTCGGGTCGAAATAGAGTTATTCAGTCCACTAATTTATTGATTCTGTGGATTCTGATGAATATAAATTGTTCCCCTGAAAGTCACACTTCAAAGTCTACACTTAATTAGGTTTTGGAGGGTTTATGGTTAAATGATACTGGGTGTTTTCAGGGAAAagccatttaaaaaagaaagaaaaaaattatttagcaCAGAGGCAAAGCAGTTCTCTTAATCACTAGAAACTAGAACTAGAAtctagaaacacacacaaacaaattgtgaaaaataatttaaaaagtctatattttttctaaacttctatctatttatctatctatctatctatccgttacaaaaaatcttattgaTCACAATATATCTTTCATAAGTTTGAGGTCgatgcgatttttttttttttttgaaatagtCTCTTATGcgcaccaaggctgcatttctttgatcaaaaatacagtaaaaacagtacatttgtgaaatattattactatttaaaagaacaattttctatttgaatatattttaaagtgtaatttattcctgtgacgcaaagctgaattttcagcatcattactccagtctttagtgtcacatgatccttcagaaatcattctaatattctgatttgctgctcaggaaacatttctgattattatcaatgttaaaaacagttatgcagtttaatatttttgtggaaacgtgatacttttttgccaggattctttgatgattacgaaagttcaaaagaacagcatttatctttATACAAGTCTTTatagtcacttttgatcaatttaatgagtcCTTGAATAAAAATACGAAAATATACACATAGTgttgcataaaatgcataaaagtaGAATTACATAAATTCAGACCCAAAGGGACTGCATTAAGAGCTGGGATTCACTTTGAGGTCAATTTTAGagtaaaagtgtaactgtgaCACGTACAGCGTGAGACAGGAAGTCCTGTGACAGCGCCAGGGATCTGATGATCTCTGTGCCACTGCTGTTTCCCAGGTGACCAGTGGTCAGGTTTCGATGCGGACAGTGCTTCAGAGTGTGTGCGCTCGCTACAATCTGACCCTGAATGGCGGCACCCACCAGCGTCCCGAGCACCTCCACCGTCATACCTGCACATACGCATGCACAACATCCTTACTCTAactgttatttacatttgaaaCCATTTCCAAACATGCACAGCTCTCAACATAAGCACTTGGCAGGcatttgtttttggattaaTGGAGCACAATGAAATCAGATGTTGTTAATCTTCTAGAGCAATCCAAACACGGCTTTAAAGATGAACACTGTTGTGTGTGCAGCTGTAAGCTTACGGTAAGCTGTAGCAGAGTCTCTCTCCCGCTGGTCGGTGCTCAAGAACATGGTTAGGGCGGAATAAGGCACATGGAAACACTGCAAGAAAGATTTAGAACAAAGCACAAGACAGACAGTGATTAAGATGGAAACTTATATTTGTCAACTCTTATCCTgagcaattatttttatttactgtcatagaaaattatattcaatattatatgatatgacaGCAATATAAGATATgagaacatatatatatacatacaaataactcaatttattattaatagcagTCTGAAAATAGTCAAAAAATGTGCAGTTGCAAAAGGAAATAGCAttgcaatattaataaatgtcttctgaaaatgcaatatattatattcatttatattaatttcaatCATACCGAAtaacaatattataatatataatatttcaataatatattggtattgaattattatatattaccaTATGGaaccaaaaataatttatatatatatatatatatatatataatcagcagtatgatgttttttttaagtaactagtTAAATAAGACCTCCTATGGTTAAggcaataaaattatttttggttCTAAttgaatgctttatttttaagatgttGAGAAATTATGGAGCATTCTGTATGCTCTCATATggtgatctaaaaaaaaaagggcaagCAAAATGATGTACATTTATCAGTGGTTTCATAACCACTCATCTTTCCCATTTATACACCCATTCATATGTTGTATTATAAATTTTAAAAGGAGACAACTTACAAGCTCATAAATCAATGCTATTCATTCCAAGAACAACATGTTCTGTGTACTTGTGCAGtacaaaatcaatatttattgAAGTACAGCAAACCTTCCTTGAACTTGCATTGCAAACTTACTATAAGTGTGTACTACAGTCGGCTAGCTTTTCCAATTTACACGAAAGCCAAGTCAGCACTGCGGCAGACCAATGGGTCAAACGGCTACCAAAATAAATCTAGAGTGCTTCTGCAGCAGTGCTTCTGTTTCTCAAGAGTTTCCTATATTCTTCACTTGACGTCCATTGAGGTTTTTGATTCTGAGTAGCTTGaggatttgtttatttaaacataaaccAAAGCCTAATTATGAAAAACTGACTAATTAGAATCATGTAAACTACATTCTCATACATGCACACTGGAAGCAGCTGCTGTTTCTCAGCCTTGTGCTCACAGACAATGAAGAATGCTAAAAGAGGAAAGCAGCATTTATCCTCTCTGGTGGTTTGGGGCAGGTCGTACCATGTATTTATCAAGTAGTTAGAATGACTTTTCATTACAGCGTAGACTGCTGTGGTCAGAGCGGCTTCCCCACTCCAGCACTTATTGGCGGGTTTTACGGAGGACAGTATGGAGAGAGCCGTGCCAAGCCATAGTAACAAAGGATAGAAACACAAATAAATCATGGAAACTCCATGCAGACATCAAAGAGGCTGGGCTATAGATAACCACATGAACTTTTGTTGACAAGCTTTTTTAGAAAGATAATTTTACTTGAGAAGCCACACTGCGGAAGATACACTACCTTCAAACGTTGGGATTGTTTTAAgcatttaatagttttatttaaaattgtactttTCTTGATACAGTAAAGACTTtcacattgttacaaaaaactatttctatttaaatgctgtccttttgagctttcaattaaaaaaatccagaaaaaaaaaaataaatgtatactggtttccacaaaaatataaagcagcacaattgcttttaacactcataataaaaagaataatagaaaacagctattttaaattgtaataacatttcacattttttatgggttttactgtgttttcagtaaataaatgcagtcttgataGGCATAAGAGACCtcttataaaaaaacattaaaaaatcttatacTGACcgcaaacttctgaatggtaatAAATTATGCAGGGTTGCTTCTCGAGTaattttttatcttgttttactaaattttcgttaataatatttatttaaaaaaaatttttattctcGTTTAAActcttaataatttttttaaataacgtgctgaaatttttgtttttaatatatatttatttaagggGTCATTGGGTTGTAGGATGGTCTTGGCGGAAGGtctatatattttcattagtccaatatatatttctcatcaCAAAACCAAAATATCGCCAAGGTAAAACAGAGGCAGAATTAGATTTTAATGGATCTGTGGGGCATTTGTGACTACATGATGGATGGTGCTGTTAATGTGGTTTCTGGGTCATCTGTAAACCTGCGTTTAACATGAAACTACATTACAGCTTTGAAAACATCAAAGCAAAGGATACTTACTGTGATGAGAGTTTGGTAGAGACAGTAAAAGCCCAGATACCAGATGAACCTCCCATTGGTAAAAGGTGGGACAAACCAAAGGTAGAAGTAAGAGACCACCATGAATGGAGTGCAGCCCACCATCCTAGAGAAGAAAAGGACACAAAATGCAATTAAGTATAATTAGCATGCACATGATtcaaaatgtggaaaaacatatttttgggACTGTATTTCTGGCAAAGGTTGAAGGAATCAAGGCAAGTCATCTGGGCACAGTAAGCCTATTAGGAGGGAACTAAATAACAGTTGTCTTCAATAGATGTCCTGTGGTTTACCTGATCTCCCATTTTAACTCCTGTACTAATCAATAAAACCCAAGAAGAGCAGCTTGAGTGTCATCTTAAAGCCACAGTGCACATTTATAGCAGACGTGTGCATCCGTGTAttgttgttgtctctgtgtGAAAAACAGCATGGTGTTTGTGAGGATGCTCTTGCAGACTGTAGGAATAATCATCTACACCGCTGGATCGCAGGCCACAGAACCACAGTGACAATCTGACATGGTCGTCGTGTATCTTAACGGGGAGGAATTCTGtggcatttcttttttttttcttttttgcaggATGTGGGGAATGTGTTGGCCATTTATAATTCATACTGTTACAAGTCTTCCGTAGCATTATGGGAGAGGCAATCAGCTGCAGGCATGAGCCAGTGACAGTGGGAAGGAGTTTAAATACTAGAGCTGATGCAGTGAGCCAGCTAAATACAGAGAATATTCTACAttttgtaggatttttaaatgtaatttatttacaatatatttactaATTCTTAAAGTAAATGCAAGTAACTTCAAGATGGTGATGTATCTTTTCTGCATAAAATTTTTAACTGTACATCTACAAAATGCTGAATAAAGAATGTGCATTGggtgtgtttttgcttttttatgtatttactcAATTTATGAAGGTGCTTCCTTTACGATCCTTCCTTTTCGACACCACACTAGCGAAATGTCATTGTCTTTAAAGCACCGTTAAATCTTACATGTTAATCAGGTAAACACAATGAATGAATTAGTGAATAATGGCGATTATGTTTCCAACATGTCACTTACATATATGAGGGGGTTGCTAGAGTGTTACCACGCAGTTGCTAGGGTgattggggtggttgctagggtgtcgctatgctgttgctaaggtacccagagtggttgctagggtgttgctatgtggtctCTAAGGtactcagggtggttgctaaggtgttgctatgcggttacTAGGGTACCCAGGGCAGTTTCTAAGGTACCCAGgatggttactagggtgtttctatgtggtttctagggtacccggggcggttgctagggtgttgctatgtaaTTACTATGTAGTTGCTAGGGCATccagagtggttgctagggtggtaCCCAGAGTGATTGAttgggtgttgctatgtgattGCTAGagtgattagcatgttactaacaTGTTGTTACCATAGACATATATAGACGCCCTATTCGACCGCTCCA carries:
- the mfsd2b gene encoding major facilitator superfamily domain-containing protein 2B gives rise to the protein MDAGTAVASSEKPESSAAVSVPLAPAAMAKGEKARVTSGDKLMIKHPEPVFTKVPPQTLDQKLSVCSKLCFAIGGAPNQVAGSATAFFLQIYLLDIAQINPFQASMVLFVGKAWGAVTDPIVGFFITKSKWTKIGRLMPWMVGCTPFMVVSYFYLWFVPPFTNGRFIWYLGFYCLYQTLITCFHVPYSALTMFLSTDQRERDSATAYRMTVEVLGTLVGAAIQGQIVASAHTLKHCPHRNLTTGHLGNSSGTEIIRSLALSQDFLSHAKEVYMIAAGVIGGLFLVCTVVMFLGVKERDDPYAPKTDKAIPFHKGFILVMKHGSYLTLTAAFLFISVAIQLIQSNFVLFCTYAVELREHFQNIVLTILMSAAVSIPFWQWFLEKFGKKTAAFCGITWIMPFTVMLVFIPNLIVAYVVAVSSGLSVAASLLLPWSMLPDVVDDFRLANRNSKGHEAIFYSLYAFFTKFAAGISLGVSTLCLQFAGYDTGACRQPTPVVYTLKLLIGAAPVACITTGLMILVVYPISEDVRLRNKLALEELRSQSITCKSLRAELSSA